Within Anaerolineae bacterium, the genomic segment AAGCTCCACCACGTCCGTCTCCCACTGCCCGAAGAGCGCGCTTCAATCCCCACCGATCCGCGAGAGGATACTGAAAGCCTGAAGATGATGGAGATCGACGACGCGCACACGTATGCTTCAATCCCCACCGATCCGCGAGAGGATACTGAAAGACGAAGGAGCTGTTGCGGCTGGTGCTGGACCGCAAGATGCTTCAATCCCCACCGATCCGCGAGAGGATACTGAAAGCTGATACACTGCCGGGACTTCCAACAGCCGCAACAAAGCTTCAATCCCCACCGATCCGCGAGAGGATACTGAAAGCCTCAAGAGGGTGCAGCGCGCCTCCGAGATCCTCCGATACGGCTTCAATCCCCACCGATCCGCGAGAGGATACTGAAAGACATAATGGGCAGTCTTATTGCTTCCGTCGGCATCCGCTTCAATCCCCACCGATCCGCGAGAGGATACTGAAAGTGATAGATACCTTCCCCCAGCACCCTTTTGGAGAATGGCTTCAATCCCCACCGATCCGCGAGGGGATACTGAAAGCGGAGATATCACAGATTTTGGCGATAGTCATCCCGCTTCCTCCAGTGCCCGCAGAAATTCGGCAGGCCCCACGATCCGGATGCCCTCAAAGTAACCGAGTACCAGCAATTCCTCGCCCCCGGTCACAATGTAATCTGCCCTGACTGCCACTGCTGCTTCCAGCACCATGCTGTCTGTCTGGCCCCGACAAACCTCAATTTGTCGTTCGGGGACCACCGGGATACCGCATGTGAGAAGCAAAGCCACAACGGTTGCGATGTCGGTCTCCGTAAAGTGATATTTGCAGCGGATGCGGGGAAGGGAAAAGACCGTGACCAGTTCTACCAAAATGGGGAAAGAATAGACTGCCTGATAGGCTCTATCCCGCAGATGGGTAACAATCGGAACTACGCTCCCCATGGGCTTGACGATGGCCCAGATAGGAATGCTGGTATCAATAACGGCGCAAATCAAGGCGCTCTTTCGCTCCAGCCAGGTCGTGGACGACTTCTTCCTCGCTCCAGCAGGCATTTACTTCAGCCATCTTCGCCAGAAGGCTGTCAAATCGCCCCAGGATCTCCTGCTCCTGGAGTAGCTGAAAGCGCAGATAGTCCTCGTAGGGAATCCGGCGTAGCCTCCTCATGTTCGATGGCGTAGGTATGGATCAGGGCGCAATAGAGTGCCATATGGAGCGCAGCCGGAATCCCCTTATCGGCAACCTGGGATGTACTTGACCACCCCTGCAAAAATATGTATCATCTTTCCCGCTCCCTCTCAGATGAACAGGAAAGCAAATCTCTAAACATTTCTCAAGTCTATAAGAAATAGTAATAAGGAAGTTATGAAGGCCTTCTTTCGCTTTTTTCTAGCTTTGGTCCTTCTCTGGCTGCCACTGCTTGCACAAAGCGCTTCGGCACAGCCCACAGGGCAAACTTATACCGTCAACACGCTTTCAGACAACACGACGGACGACAACTTTTGCACCTTACGCGAGGCTATCCTTGCCGCAAATAACGCAAACCCCATCATTTACAATGGAAACTGTGGTGCACCGAGCAACGGTGATGATACCATCATTTTTGCCTTGAACGGCACCATTACCCTCAGTACGAGGCTGCCGAGTGTTCAGGACGCCTCTACAACCGGGAAACTGACCATTGACGGCGATGGGGACATCGCTATCAGCGGGAATAACAACCTACAGATCATGAGTGCGAGCATTGGCGCAAACCTCACCCTGAAAAACCTGACGATCACCCAATCAGGAGGCCCTTATCTCGGCTCCGGCCTATTCAATAACCGCGGAACGGTGAGCCTCATCAATGTGACCTTCTCCGACAACAAAGGGCAAGCGATTTACAACTGGTTAGGAACGTTAGACATTCGGGGCAGCACTTTCCACAATAACGAAGAGAGTGTAGTAATTCGTAGCGACATGGGCGTAGTGAACGTGAAAGACAGCCGCTTTTTCAATAACCGCAAAGGGGTAATTCGTATCGATGGAAGCGCGGAGAATGTGAGCATACTGAATGTGAAAGACAGCATATTTTCCAATAACGAGACCTCTGGCTCCGGAGGGGCTATTGATCTTTACTTAGCTGAGGCGACCATTGAGGACACCCGCTTCTCAAACAACACAGCAGCCGGAGGCGGTGGCGCTATCCAAGCTGTCGGAAGTAAACTAACGCTCACCCGGGCCGAGTTCTCTAATAACAAGGCTAGAAACGGCGGGGCTCTCCATATCCTCGCCGGCGGCAGCCCAACCCGAATGAGCGAGGTAGCGATCCGCGAGAGCACCTTTGCGGGCAACGAAGCCTCAGAAGGCGGAGCCATTGACCTTTACGGCAAGCTCGACATAGCCTCTTGCCAGTTCTCCGGCAACAAGGCAAAAGCCACCGGCCCCAACACGGGGAAAGGCGGCGGAATTCAGAGCCGGCCTGGGAGCACGTTAAGCGTGGATGGCAGCTACTTCTTGAACAATCAAGCGGACGTAAGGGGCGGTGCTCTGGTCAATAACGGCACAATGACCGTTCGAGAAAGCGCTTTCTTGGGCAATCAAGCTAATTATGGTGGAGGGATCGCCAACATCAACGGCAAAGGTACAATCGTCAATAGCACTCTTGCCAATAACGATGGCACCTCCGGCGATGGCATCTATGCCCAGGGAGAGGAACTGAAGGTGATCAACAGCACCGTCTCCGGCAACAACGGCCAGGGCATTCGCCTAGAGAGCGGGACGTTGATCCTCCAAAACACCATTGTCGCTAACCATGCTGACGGCGATTGCATCAAGACCGGCGGTTCGCTGAGCGACAGCCGTCACAACCTGATCGAAAGCAGCATATATATATATACATGCGGGTTGAGCCATGGGAGCGACGGCAACCTTGTGGGACGCGATCCTCAACTCGGCTCGCTAACCGGTTCACCTGCTTATCTGCCCCTGCAGGTGGACAGCCCCGCAATTGATGCCGGGGACAACACAATTTGCGCCAGCTCGCTCGTCAACAATCGATCGCAAAACGGGGTGACCCGCCCTGTGGACGGCGATGGGAACGGAGTAGCCGTCTGCGACATCGGAGCTTATGAGCTTGCCCAGGGGATAACCCGGCTTTTCCTACCTTTGATCACGCGCTCACCCTAGGAAGTCTGCAATCACCCTAGAGAGAGGCTCGTGCTAAGCCAATCCCTTGCTCGATCTCTTTCACTCGCCCGGAACTATCGGTCATCCAGGAGCCTCCATGGCCCGACAGGTCCTGTTCGAGCACCGTACATCTACTGGCCAACTCATTCGCATCATCCAGGGCGACCTCACTGAGGAGCCGGTAGATGCCATTGTCAACGCTGCCAACGAATACCTGACCCACGGCGGTGGCGTCGCTGGCGCCATCGCCCGCAAGGGTGGTCCCGAAATCCAAGCCGAAAGTGATCGCTGGGTACGCGAACACGGCCCAGTCCGCACAGGCACCGCTGCTATTACCACCGCCGGCCGCCTCCCCGCCCGCTACGTCATCCACGCCGTTGGCCCTATCTGGCGCAACCGCGGCGACGAGGATGCCCTCTTAGCCTCTGCGGTCACCTCGGCGCTGACCCTGGCCGCCGAACACGAGGTCCGCTCCATCTCGCTGCCTGCCATCTCCTCCGGTATCTTCGGCTTCCCCAAACCTCGGGCGGCGCGGGTCATCTTAGATGCCGTAGACACCTTCCTGCAAGCTCACCCTGACGGCCCGATCCAAGAGGTGAACCTGTGCAACATAGATGACCTGACGGCGCGCCTGTTCCTAGAGGAGGCGCAGCGACGCTATCATCAATGAGCGCGACGGACCTCAGCTTGGACACCCGTCTGGACAGCCGGTGGGTCTTCGGCTATAATGCCCCTACATATGGACACACCAAATGCCGATCATCGTGATCCGTTGCGCAAGGGATTGGGTGACGACGAAGCGCTCAGATCGCTCGCATCGGTTCGGGTGGCTGATGGGCATGCCGCCAAACATCGCCTGTATCGTCTGGCTGAAGCCTCTGAAACATGCCGCGCGCTCGATCAATGCCTTCCCGCCTTGCTGGCCGCCCTCAGCGACATCGCGGACCCTGATCGCGTCTTGGTAAACCTGGAGCGGCTCGCCCACAGCGTGACGGATCGGCATGCCCTCTTCCAATACTTGGCCCAGAACCCGCGTGCCATTGAGATCCTGGTGACCCTCTTTGCAGGCAGCCAGTTCCTCACCGAGATCTTGCTGCGCAACCCCAACGCCCTCCCACGGCTGGTCGAGTACAAGCGCCTGGCCCGCCTGAAGAGCGTGGGACAACTCGCCGCCGAAGCCCAGGCGGCTCTAGCGCCCTATACGGCAGTGGATGATCAGCTCGACGCGCTACGACGCTTTCAGCGCTGGGAGCTGTTGCGCATCGGCGCGTGCGACCTGCTTGGCCTGCTCGATTTACCCAGTGTGACCGCCCAACTCTCATGCCTGGCCGACAGCCTGGTCCGCGTGTGTCTTATCATCGCCGCCCAACAGACCCACACCGCTGTGGATGGCTTCGCCGTCCTTGCGATGGGAAAACTAGGAGGCGGAGAGCTGAACTACAGCTCAGATATTGATCTACTGTTCATCGCCGCATCGCAGGCTTCGGCATATCATGCGCTTGGCCAGCAGCTGATCGAGGCGCTAACCCGCGTTACCTCTGAAGGATTCCTCTACCGGGTGGACATGCGGTTGCGCCCCTGGGGGACCAGCGGCGCGCTGGTCACCTCACGAGACGGATACATCTCTTATCTGCGCCGTCATGCTCGGCTGTGGGAAAAACAGGCCCTTCTCAAAGCGCGCGTGATCGCCGGCGACGAGAAAATCGGAAACGAGTTCCTGCGCCAGGCAGAGCCATTGCTCTTCAATTGCGCTCGCGAGGAAATCCGCGCCGACGTCCGAGCGCTCAAACAGCGCATCGAGGCAGAGCTGCGCCGAAATGGAGGGGGATGGGGCGAAGTCAAGCTGGGCATCGGCTCCATCCGCGATGTCGAGTTCGTCGTCCAATATCTGCAACTGATCCACGGTGGGCAGTGTCCCCATGTGCGCAGCCCTAACACGCTTGACGCCCTTGTGCGGCTGTTCGCCGCCGGCTTCCTCTCGGCCGCCGATTACCGGGTGCTAGTTGATGGGTATACGTTCCTGCGCACGGTGGAACATCACCTGCAGATGATGCACTACCGGCAAACGCATCGGCTGCCCGATGACCACGAACAATTGACTCAACTCGCCCTACGACTGGGCTTCGAGGGAAGCTTGGCCGGCGCTCGCTTCCTTACCCGCTACCAGCAGCACACCGCGGCGATCCGCGCGGTGTACGAACGTTATCTGGAGGCTGAAGACCCCATGGCACCAGACCCACCGGCTCATCCTCCCATCCCCAACAGCTATCACCACCTGGCGCGCATGGACCCCTCTTACGCGACGACGTTCAGCGCTGAGGAAATCCGACATCATAGCGAGTTGGCCGAGCGGCTCAACGATGAACATCTGGTGGAGGTGGAAGCCATCCCGCTGGATGATCGGCGTTGGCGCGTCACCATTGTGGCTTACGACTACTTGGGCGAGCTCTCACTGATCTGCGGGCTACTGTTCGTGTACGGCTTCAACATCCTGGATGGCGACATCTTCACTTACGAGCCGGCCACCGCCTCGACAGTTTCAACCATCTCAGGCTATCGGACCCGACGACGACGTCCCTCACCAACAGCGGACACGCGACGGAAAATCGTGGACGTGTTCACTGTACGATCAGAGCTGGCCGAAATCCCGGCTGATATCTGGGCGCGCTATACAGATGATCTAGCTGCCCTGCTGCGAGAGCTCCAGGCCGGCCGGCAGCGAGAGGCGCAGGGCGCTTTGGCCAAACGGATCGCCACCGCCCTGCGCGAGGCCCCCGGTACCACGGCCACGCTCTACCCAGTGGACATCGAGATCGACAACTCCAGCTCCGAGCGGTACACGGTCCTCCACATTGACGCTCCCGATACCATTGGCTTCCTTTACGAGTTCACCAACGCCCTAGCGCTCAACGGCATCTATATCGCCCGGGTAACGGTGAGTTCCGTGGGCGCGCGAGTGCGAGACACCCTCTACGTCACCGATGCGCGTGGGCAAAAGATCATTTCCCCCAACAAGCAACGCGAGCTACGCGCTGCCACAGTTCTGGTGAAACATTTCACCCGGCTGCTACCCCACTCGCCCAACCCCGAACTGGCCTTGTTACACTTCCAAGAGCTCCTCGGGCAACTGTTCGCGCGCCCCAATTGGCCGGACGAGCTCGTCTCACTAGAACGGCCCGAGGTCCTGGAGGCGCTTGCCCGTCTACTCGGCGTCAGCGATTTCTTGTGGGATGACTTCCTGCGCATGCAGTACGACAACCTGTTCCCGCTCGTGCGCGACGTAGGCGCGTTGGCTGTGGCCAAGCCCAAAGCCCAGCTGCAGGCCGAGCTAGAGGCCGCGCTGCAAGCGGCCCCCGATTATGAGGCCCGACGGGCAGCTCTGAACGCCTTCAAAGACCGCGAGATGTTCCGCATTGACATGCGGTACATCCTGGGGCACATCACGGAATTCGGCCAATTCTCGGCAGAGCTGTCTGACCTCGCCGAGGCCGTCGTGGACGCGGCCTATCGCCTTTGCCATGAAAAATTGCAAGCTCAGTTCGGGACGCCTTGCCTCGAGGACGGCGCGCCCTGTCCAATCGCTGTTTGCGGGCTGGGCAAGTGCGGTGGACGGGAGCTAGGGTTCGCCTCGGACATCGAGCTGATGTTTATCTACGCTGGCAACGGTCAGACCACCGGCCCTCATGTCATCACCACGGCCGAGTTCCTTGAGAAGCTGGTCCAGGAGTTCCTGCAGACGATCCAAGCGAAGCGGGAAGGCATCTTCGAGATAGATCTGCGGCTGCGCCCGTATGGGCGGATGGGCAGCCTGGCAGTGTCGCTGGAGGCCTTTCGACGTTATTTCGGCCCGGGCGGGCCGGCGTGGGCCTACGAGCGACAGGCGTTGGTAAAGCTACGCCCCATTGCCGGCGATGAGGCGCTGGGCCGGCAGATCGTAGCCCTGCGCGATGAATTCGTCTACAGCGGCGAGCCTTTCGATGTCGCTGCCATGCGCGCCATGCGCGAGCGCCAGCTTCGCCATCTCGTGGCCGGCGGCACCATCAACGCCAAGTTCAGCCCTGGGGGGTTGGTAGACCTGGAATATCTAGTACAGGGTTTGCAGATACAACATGGCCACCGCGACCCCACCCTGCGTCTGACCAATACACGCGAGGCGATGGCAGCACTGGCAGCGGCGGGGATCCTCTCGCCGGAGGACTACGCACGGCTGCGCGAGGCGCATATCTTCCTGCGCCGGCTGATCAACGCGCTGCGCATGGTGCGCGGCAACGCCCGAGACCTGACCATCCCTCCGCCCACCAGTGAGGAGTTCGCATTCCTGGCTCGCCGCTTGGGATACGGAAGCGAACTCGCCCGGCTCCAAGAAGACTTAACCCGACATACCACAGCGGTGCAGGAGCTGAGCGTGAAGCTACTGGGATAGGCTAGGATTTATGCACCTTGTACAAACGCCCTGTCGCGATTTTGGCCACTCTATGGTTGGCAAACCGCCATCCCCCGCGGTATAGTGCTCAGGTAAAAATTTTACGAGAATCCGTTGGGCGAAAGGAGCGTCGAGATGCCACTTCAGTGTCACACCCCAGAGGATGTTTTGGCCGTCATCCGAGAACGGGATATCCAAATCGTAGATGTCCGCTTCATTGACATGCCCGGTATCTGGCAGCACTTCTCAGTGCCGGCCAAGGCATTTGATATGAGCGCCTTCACCGAGGGCCTTGGGTTTGACGGGTCATCTATCCGCGGCTTCCAGCAGATCCAAGAAAGCGACATGCTGTTGGTCCCCGACCCGACCACTGCCTTCTTGGATCCTTTCACCGCCGTGCCGACGCTGGTGCTCATCTGCAACGTGCGCGATCCGATCACCCGCCAGAACTACACCCGGGATCCGCGCTACATCGCGCAGAAGGCAGAGGCATACCTCCGGAGCACAGGCATTGCAGATGTCAGCTACTGGGGTCCCGAGGCCGAATTCTTCGTCTTCAATGACATCCGCTACGGACAGGACGTCAACTACGGCTTCTACTATATTGACTCGATCGAAGGAAGCTGGAACACCGGTAAGGAAGAAAACCCCAACCTCGGCTACAAACCCCGCATTAAGGAGGGATACTTCCCGGTGCCGCCCAGCGATGTCTTACAGGACATCCGCACCCAAATGGTGCTGACCATGATCGAAGCGGGCATCGAGGTCGAGGCGCATCACCATGAGGTGGCCACTGGCGGGCAATGCGAAATTGATATGCGCTTCTGCACCCTGACCCAGATGGCCGACAATCTGATCAAGTACAAGTACATCGTGAAGAACGTTGCCCGCAAGAACGGCATGACGGCCACCTTCATGCCTAAGCCGCTCTTCGGCGATAACGGCTCAGGCATGCACTGCCATCAGAGCCTTTGGAAGGACGGCGTGAACCTGTTCTATGATGAAAACGGCTACGCCGGTCTAAGCCAGTTGGCTCTCTATTATATCGGCGGCATCCTTAAGCACGCGGCGGCTCTACTCGCCTTCTGCGCGCCAACGGTTAACTCATACCACCGCCTGGTACCAGGCTTTGAGGCGCCGATCAACCTGGTATACTCGCAGCGCAACCGTTCCGCCTGTTGCCGTATCCCTATGTACTCGCAGAATCCAAAATCAAAGCGCGTAGAGGTGCGCTTCCCAGACCCCTCGTGCAACGGCTATCTGGCCTTCGCCGCGATGTTAATGGCCGGCCTCGACGGCATCCAGAATCAGATTGACCCCGGTGAGCCTATCGACAAGGACCTGTATGACCTGCCACCGGAAGAAGCCGCGCGCGTCAAGTCCACTCCTGGTTCCCTGTCCGAAGTGCTCGACGCGCTAGAGGCAGATCACGAGTTTCTGCTGAAAGGGGATGTCTTCACGCCGGACGTGATCGAGGTTTGGCTGGAGTACAAGCGCACTCGCGAGGTGGACCCGATCCGCCTACGCCCCCATCCGTACGAGTTCCACCTGTACTTCGATATCTGATCCACCTCGATGGGACGGGAGCACCCGTCCCATCGGCCATTTGACAACTTCCTCATACTGGCTATACTTCACTACAACTGAAGATAACGAACGCGTGGACCGGGACGAGTATGCGGATCGTCTGGCGTCAGAGAGGGAAGGCCATCGGCTGTGAGCCTTCCTCGTCAGAGGCTGCAGAAAACCCCCCGGGAGTGGGCTTCTGAAACCGCCTGAAGGCGGGAGTATGAGGCTCCGGTAGGCACCGTTACAGGCCTGAAAGGGACCGCCGCAGTTGGCGATCCGAAATTGGGTGGAACCGCGTGGATGGCCCTCCTCGCCCCAAGGTGAGGAGGGCCGTTTGATTCACGGAAGTTGGTCAGGAGAGCCAAAATGACAGCTCAGAAGAACGATGAAAGACAAGGACAGGACCAGGATTTCCTTTACAGATTGCGTCATTCTACGGCCCATGTGATGGCTGGTGTGGTGCTGGAGCGATTTCCCGACGGCAAGATCGCGATTGGCCCACCTATCGAGAACGGATTCTACTATGACTTCGACCTGCCGCGCCCGCTGACCCGAGAGGACTTGGAATGGATCGAGGCGCGCATGCGCGAGGTGATCGCCCGTGACTACCCCTTCGTGCGGCGGGTCGTCTCGCCAGAGGAGGCGCGCCGGCTGTTCGCCGATCAGCCGTACAAGCTGGAACTAATTGATTCGATACTGGCCGCTGGAACGGACGAATACGGTGAAAAGGCGCAAGGGAACACCGAGCTGACGACTTACCGGCACGGAGACTTCGAGGATCTCTGCCGTGGCCCTCACCTAGAGCGCACTGGCCAGATCCCCATCGACGGCTTCAAGCTGCTCAACGTCGCCGGTGCTTATTGGCGCGGCGATGAACGCCGCCCCATGTTGCAACGGATTTATGGGACGGCCTGGCCCAGCAAGGCAGAGCTGGAACGTTACCTAACCTGGCTCGAAGAGGTAGAGCGGCGCGATCATCGCCGGCTAGGCAAGGAACTGGACCTCTTCTCCACCAGCCCCGAGCTGGGGGGCGGCCTGATCCTGTGGCATCCTAAGGGAGGGCTCATCCGCTACCTGGCTGAGGAGTTCGCCCGGCAAGAGCATCTCAAAGCCGGCTACGACTTCGTGTTCTCGCCGCACATCGGCCGATCATGGCTATGGCAGACAAGTGGGCACCTCGAGTGGTATCGAGAGAACATGTACTCACCCTTAGATATCGAGGGACAAGAGTATTACCTCAAGCCGATGAATTGCCCATTCCACATCCTGATCTACAAAAGCCGATTGCGCTCGTACCGCGACTTACCACTGCGCTTTGCTGAGTGGGGCACGGTCTATCGCTACGAGCGCAGTGGCGTGTTACATGGCCTGCTGCGAGTGCGCGGCTTCACCCAAGACGACGCCCATCTGTTCTGCCGGCCTGATCAGATGCCAGAGGAAATCGACCGGGTGCTCAATTTTTGCCTGTTCATTCTGCGTTCCTTTGGCTTCGAGGAATTTCAGGCCTATCTGGCTACGCGCAATCCGGAAAAAGCCGCCGCCGAGCCCGAAGCGTGGGAAGCCCCCACGGAGGCGCTGCGAGCAGCCTTGGAACGTGCAGGAATCCCCTATCAGATTGACGAGGGTGGAGCCGCCTTCTACGGGCCGAAGATTGACCTCAAGCTGCTCGACGCACTGGGACGCGAGTGGCAGTTGAGCACGATCCAGTTTGATTTCGTCCTGCCAGAGCGCTTTGGACTGACCTACATAGGCGAGGACGGGGCCGAGCACCGGCCGTATATGATCCATCGGGCGCTATATGGCTCGATGGAACGCTTCTTCGGCGTGCTCATCGAGCACTACGGTGGAGCCTTTCCCGTCTGGCTGGCGCCAGTACAGGCGCGGCTCATTCCCATCGCCGACCGCCATGTGACCTACGCCCGCGAGGTCGCAGCCAGACTCAAGGAGGCCGGCCTGCGCGTGGAGGTGGACGACTCCAACCAGCGCATGAATGCCAAGATCCGCGACGCTCAGTTACAAAAGGTCCCGTACATGCTGGTGGTGGGTGATCGCGAGATGGCAAACGGCACAGTGGCCGTCCGCCTGCGCACTGGCGAAGACCGAGGGCCTATGCCCGTAGAAGATTTCCTGAAAATGGCCTGCCAAGTGATCGCGGCCAAGGCGCTGATCTGAGAGCAAAAGTAGGGGCACAGCGCGACCGTGCCCCACTGATCTTTTCAAACATCCTCTAGATGGTATTTCCAAGCCCTATAGAGCAGGCAAAAAACTCGTAGAGACAAGGCGTCGCTTTGGAAATAGCACACTTTGGCGCTCCGAACTGATCCCTTAGAGGTTGCGACCTCGACCTGCCCATCGAAGGCTGAGAGGTGGAATCATGCAGGACTTCGACTATATAGCCCCCCACAGTGTCCTTGAGGTGATCTCACTCCTGTCTAGAAACGGGGATCAAGCCCGCATCTTGAGCGGTGGCACGGATCTCCTGGTACAGTTACGCGAGGGGCGGCGCAACGCCACGCTTCTGATAGACATCAAACGGATTCCAGAGGTAAACGAGCTCTCTTATGACCCCGTCACAGGGCTGCGATTGGGTGCAGCTGTAACCTGCCATCGCATCGGCCGAAACCCAGCTATCGTCCATGTCTATCCCGGCCTGATGGATGCTATCTCGTTAATCGGGGGGGTCCAAATCCAAGGGCGGGCGAGCATAGGTGGCAACCTCTGCAATGCATCGCCTGCGGCTGACTCAATCCCGGCCCTCATCGTTCACAAGGCCACTTGCGTCATCGCAGGTCCCTACGGATATCGGGAGGTCCCGGTTGAAGAGTTTTGCATCGCCCCTGGCCAGACTATCCTGCAGCGCGGCGAGTTCCTGGTCTGGCTGCAGATCCCTCCGCCGCAGCCTGGATTTGGGGCCGCGTATTTGCGCTTCACTCCGCGCAACGAGATGGACATCGCCGTGGTAGGTGCAGGAGCCTCCGTCATCCTGGATGAGAGCCACGCCTCATTTGTGTCAGCCCGGATTGCCCTAGGCGCAGTGGCGCCAACGCCGCTTTTTGTGCCAGAGGCCGGCGAATGGCTAGCCGGCCGCCCGGTCTCCGCCGAAGCCATCGAGGAGGCAGCCCGCATTGCGCAGGCGGCTGCCCGTCCCATCACCGATATGCGTGGGACGGCCGCTCAGCGCAGACATCTCTCGGCGGTGTTGACCCGCCGCGCGCTGGAGCGGGCAATCCAGCGGGCGCGCGAAGGAACAGCATCTCCAAGCGCACCTTATTTTATGTCAAGTCATTAAAGGAGTGCCCTATGTCCAGGAAGATCCTCGTACATACCCGTATCAATGGGGAAGAGGTAGAGTTCCTGTGTGAGCCTCGACAGAGCCTGCTGGAGATCTTGCGCGAGGTGCTAGGGTTAACGGGCACCAAGCAGGGTTGCAACAACGGCAACTGTGGCGCATGCAATGTCATCCTGGACGGCGTGCTGGTCAACTCCTGTCTGGTCCTGGCCGTTGAGGTTGAGGGGAAGTCGGTGACTACTATCGAAGGCATCGCCTCACCAGAGGGACTCCACCCGCTTCAGCAGAAGTTTTTGGAGCATGCTGCCGTCCAGTGCGGCATTTGCATACCGGGGTTTATCATAGCCGCCAAGGCACTGCTGGATCAGAATCCGCATCCTACCGAGCTAGAAGTGCGGCGCTGGCTGGCAGGCAACCTCTGCCGCTGCACGGGCTACGACAAGATCGTGCGAGCAGTGCTTGACGCAGCGAGCTCCATGCGGGCATCCGCTTGTTGTACCAGCGTTTGTTAAAAGTGAGCGAGGGAAGAAGGATGATGAGGACGATGGACCAAGAGACCAAAACGGAGGAAGGCAAGCAGCGAGCTTATCGTGTGATTGGGACGACTCCTATCCGCTTCGATGGCGTTGACAAGGTCACTGGCCGGGCGCTTTACGGCGCCGACATTCGCCTACCAGGGATGCTCTACGGCGCCGTGTTGCGCAGCCCTCACGCGCACGCCCGGATCCGCTCAATCGACACCCGTCAGGCCGAGGCACTGCCTGAGGTCAAGGCAGTGGTCACTGCGGCCGACCTGCCGGATCTTGAGGATAAAATGGCGGCGGTGGGGGAAGCCTCAGTGGTCAACCTACGCTATCAGAGCAATAACGTACTAGCGCGAGACAAGGTGCTCTACCACGGGCACGCGATAGCTGCCGTGGCTGCGACCAACCCTCATATCGCTGAGGAGGCACTAGCGCTGATCAAAGTCGAATATGAAGTCCTGCCGCCGGTGTTAGACGTGCGAGAGGCCATGCGCGAGGACGCCCCAATCCTTCTCGAAGATCTGCGTACGGAAGAGCTGGGTCACAAGGGCGAC encodes:
- a CDS encoding glutamine synthetase adenylyltransferase, whose protein sequence is MDTPNADHRDPLRKGLGDDEALRSLASVRVADGHAAKHRLYRLAEASETCRALDQCLPALLAALSDIADPDRVLVNLERLAHSVTDRHALFQYLAQNPRAIEILVTLFAGSQFLTEILLRNPNALPRLVEYKRLARLKSVGQLAAEAQAALAPYTAVDDQLDALRRFQRWELLRIGACDLLGLLDLPSVTAQLSCLADSLVRVCLIIAAQQTHTAVDGFAVLAMGKLGGGELNYSSDIDLLFIAASQASAYHALGQQLIEALTRVTSEGFLYRVDMRLRPWGTSGALVTSRDGYISYLRRHARLWEKQALLKARVIAGDEKIGNEFLRQAEPLLFNCAREEIRADVRALKQRIEAELRRNGGGWGEVKLGIGSIRDVEFVVQYLQLIHGGQCPHVRSPNTLDALVRLFAAGFLSAADYRVLVDGYTFLRTVEHHLQMMHYRQTHRLPDDHEQLTQLALRLGFEGSLAGARFLTRYQQHTAAIRAVYERYLEAEDPMAPDPPAHPPIPNSYHHLARMDPSYATTFSAEEIRHHSELAERLNDEHLVEVEAIPLDDRRWRVTIVAYDYLGELSLICGLLFVYGFNILDGDIFTYEPATASTVSTISGYRTRRRRPSPTADTRRKIVDVFTVRSELAEIPADIWARYTDDLAALLRELQAGRQREAQGALAKRIATALREAPGTTATLYPVDIEIDNSSSERYTVLHIDAPDTIGFLYEFTNALALNGIYIARVTVSSVGARVRDTLYVTDARGQKIISPNKQRELRAATVLVKHFTRLLPHSPNPELALLHFQELLGQLFARPNWPDELVSLERPEVLEALARLLGVSDFLWDDFLRMQYDNLFPLVRDVGALAVAKPKAQLQAELEAALQAAPDYEARRAALNAFKDREMFRIDMRYILGHITEFGQFSAELSDLAEAVVDAAYRLCHEKLQAQFGTPCLEDGAPCPIAVCGLGKCGGRELGFASDIELMFIYAGNGQTTGPHVITTAEFLEKLVQEFLQTIQAKREGIFEIDLRLRPYGRMGSLAVSLEAFRRYFGPGGPAWAYERQALVKLRPIAGDEALGRQIVALRDEFVYSGEPFDVAAMRAMRERQLRHLVAGGTINAKFSPGGLVDLEYLVQGLQIQHGHRDPTLRLTNTREAMAALAAAGILSPEDYARLREAHIFLRRLINALRMVRGNARDLTIPPPTSEEFAFLARRLGYGSELARLQEDLTRHTTAVQELSVKLLG
- a CDS encoding putative toxin-antitoxin system toxin component, PIN family; translated protein: MPAGARKKSSTTWLERKSALICAVIDTSIPIWAIVKPMGSVVPIVTHLRDRAYQAVYSFPILVELVTVFSLPRIRCKYHFTETDIATVVALLLTCGIPVVPERQIEVCRGQTDSMVLEAAVAVRADYIVTGGEELLVLGYFEGIRIVGPAEFLRALEEAG
- a CDS encoding macro domain-containing protein, giving the protein MARQVLFEHRTSTGQLIRIIQGDLTEEPVDAIVNAANEYLTHGGGVAGAIARKGGPEIQAESDRWVREHGPVRTGTAAITTAGRLPARYVIHAVGPIWRNRGDEDALLASAVTSALTLAAEHEVRSISLPAISSGIFGFPKPRAARVILDAVDTFLQAHPDGPIQEVNLCNIDDLTARLFLEEAQRRYHQ
- a CDS encoding right-handed parallel beta-helix repeat-containing protein; translated protein: MKAFFRFFLALVLLWLPLLAQSASAQPTGQTYTVNTLSDNTTDDNFCTLREAILAANNANPIIYNGNCGAPSNGDDTIIFALNGTITLSTRLPSVQDASTTGKLTIDGDGDIAISGNNNLQIMSASIGANLTLKNLTITQSGGPYLGSGLFNNRGTVSLINVTFSDNKGQAIYNWLGTLDIRGSTFHNNEESVVIRSDMGVVNVKDSRFFNNRKGVIRIDGSAENVSILNVKDSIFSNNETSGSGGAIDLYLAEATIEDTRFSNNTAAGGGGAIQAVGSKLTLTRAEFSNNKARNGGALHILAGGSPTRMSEVAIRESTFAGNEASEGGAIDLYGKLDIASCQFSGNKAKATGPNTGKGGGIQSRPGSTLSVDGSYFLNNQADVRGGALVNNGTMTVRESAFLGNQANYGGGIANINGKGTIVNSTLANNDGTSGDGIYAQGEELKVINSTVSGNNGQGIRLESGTLILQNTIVANHADGDCIKTGGSLSDSRHNLIESSIYIYTCGLSHGSDGNLVGRDPQLGSLTGSPAYLPLQVDSPAIDAGDNTICASSLVNNRSQNGVTRPVDGDGNGVAVCDIGAYELAQGITRLFLPLITRSP